From one Haloferax marinisediminis genomic stretch:
- a CDS encoding methyltransferase family protein, translating to MALPESVAFAVGLSSALTILGTLLVTIRSSAWHFWPPGEKSWKYRLHWGCVAVFNLSLVATAIFDWNSWILPRPSSFVGGALLAVAGVVIFVASERSFERHETMGLSGDLHTSGLYARSRNPQYVGMVVGIVGVALVVNSLLVTVLALLHVSWVLLLPFAEEPWLREEFGEEYQTYKRQVPRFVGAETFRSE from the coding sequence ATGGCACTTCCCGAATCGGTCGCATTCGCCGTCGGTCTCAGTTCGGCGCTGACCATCCTCGGAACGCTTCTCGTGACCATACGCAGTTCGGCCTGGCACTTCTGGCCACCGGGTGAGAAGTCGTGGAAGTACCGTCTTCACTGGGGGTGTGTCGCGGTGTTCAACCTGTCTCTCGTCGCCACTGCCATCTTCGATTGGAACTCGTGGATTCTCCCACGTCCGTCGAGTTTCGTCGGTGGAGCACTCCTCGCCGTCGCCGGTGTGGTCATCTTCGTCGCCAGCGAGCGGTCGTTCGAACGGCACGAGACGATGGGGCTCTCCGGAGACTTACACACGTCTGGTCTCTACGCTCGGTCGCGAAACCCACAGTACGTCGGGATGGTCGTCGGCATCGTCGGAGTCGCTCTCGTTGTCAACTCGCTCTTGGTTACGGTTCTGGCGCTGTTACACGTCTCGTGGGTGCTTCTCTTGCCGTTCGCGGAGGAACCGTGGCTTCGAGAGGAGTTCGGTGAGGAGTATCAGACGTACAAACGGCAGGTTCCGCGGTTCGTCGGCGCCGAGACGTTCAGGTCGGAGTGA
- a CDS encoding 1,4-dihydroxy-2-naphthoate polyprenyltransferase: MASRPQTLPAAAAPVFVGTALAVHEGVFAPLPALAALVGAFLIQIGTNFANDYYDAVQGADTEAREGFTRVTAGGLIPAAEVKRAMYLTFAAAIVLGTYLVYVGGVPILVIGLLSVASGIAYTGGPYPLGYHGLGDLFVFVFFGLVAVVGTYYVQAVSILAEPLSMGIPPGTVPLVAILASLPIAAISTNILVVNNVRDKEEDATTGKRTLAVRFGYGFARAEYVAMLVVAYAVPVVLWSEFGFEWFVLLPVLSMPIAARIARTVVTETKGAELNPALENTGKLLALYAVLFSVGLVFA; the protein is encoded by the coding sequence ATGGCGTCGCGGCCGCAGACGCTTCCGGCGGCCGCCGCGCCCGTCTTCGTCGGAACCGCGCTCGCGGTCCACGAAGGCGTCTTCGCCCCGCTTCCAGCGCTCGCGGCGCTCGTGGGTGCGTTCCTCATCCAGATTGGAACCAACTTCGCGAACGATTACTACGACGCAGTTCAGGGTGCAGACACCGAGGCCCGCGAAGGGTTCACCCGCGTCACCGCAGGCGGTCTCATCCCGGCGGCCGAGGTGAAGCGCGCGATGTACCTGACGTTCGCTGCCGCCATCGTCCTCGGGACCTATCTCGTCTACGTCGGCGGCGTTCCCATCCTCGTCATTGGCCTCCTCTCTGTTGCCTCGGGCATCGCCTACACCGGCGGTCCGTACCCACTCGGCTACCACGGCCTCGGCGACCTGTTCGTCTTCGTCTTCTTCGGCCTCGTCGCCGTCGTCGGCACGTACTACGTGCAGGCCGTGAGCATCCTCGCGGAACCGCTGTCGATGGGTATCCCACCGGGAACCGTTCCACTCGTCGCCATCCTCGCCAGTCTCCCAATCGCGGCCATCTCCACGAACATCCTCGTCGTGAACAACGTCCGTGACAAAGAGGAAGACGCGACGACGGGGAAGCGAACACTCGCCGTTCGGTTCGGGTACGGATTCGCGCGTGCCGAGTACGTCGCGATGCTGGTGGTAGCCTACGCCGTCCCGGTCGTCCTGTGGTCCGAGTTCGGATTCGAGTGGTTCGTCCTCCTACCGGTCCTCTCGATGCCGATTGCGGCGCGTATCGCCCGGACGGTCGTCACGGAGACGAAAGGTGCAGAACTCAATCCAGCACTCGAAAACACCGGCAAGCTGCTCGCGCTCTACGCCGTCCTCTTTTCGGTCGGACTGGTCTTCGCGTGA
- the menC gene encoding o-succinylbenzoate synthase — protein sequence MRLREFSLGLRQPLSTAKGDIDRREGILVAVEMGGTTGVGEATPLPGWTESLAECRDVLESVGDPQTALDDGTLDETPAARYAVSLALADATARAENRPLASTLATRSHTSLPVNATLGDAGVESTVEAAVDAVSTGFDCLKLKVGARSLDDDIDRLRAVRDAVGPDVSLRADANGAWDRWTADRFLDAVEPLNLEYLEQPLPAEELDGHAVLRRLHDTPLAIDESLAAVSPERAIASNAADVLVCKPMALGGPDRVLSVAERAHDVGVDVVVTTTIDAVVGRVGALHVAAAVPGERAHGLATASFLETDLAPDPAPVRDGSMQVPDSPGLGIDVADLLD from the coding sequence ATGCGCCTCCGCGAGTTCTCTCTCGGCTTACGGCAGCCACTCAGCACTGCCAAGGGCGACATCGACCGCCGAGAGGGAATCCTCGTCGCCGTCGAGATGGGGGGCACCACTGGCGTCGGTGAAGCAACGCCGCTTCCGGGGTGGACCGAGTCCCTCGCCGAGTGTCGCGACGTACTCGAATCGGTCGGGGACCCTCAGACTGCACTCGACGATGGAACCCTCGACGAAACTCCGGCGGCCAGATACGCCGTCTCACTCGCCCTCGCGGACGCCACTGCTCGCGCAGAAAACCGCCCTCTCGCGTCGACGCTAGCCACGCGTTCACACACCTCGCTTCCGGTGAACGCGACGCTCGGTGACGCAGGTGTCGAATCGACCGTCGAGGCCGCTGTCGACGCCGTTTCGACGGGGTTCGACTGTCTGAAACTGAAGGTTGGCGCACGGAGTCTCGACGACGACATCGACCGACTCCGGGCAGTTCGGGACGCCGTCGGCCCAGACGTCTCGCTTCGGGCCGACGCGAACGGCGCGTGGGACCGTTGGACGGCAGACCGATTCCTCGATGCCGTCGAACCACTCAATCTCGAATATCTCGAACAACCACTCCCGGCGGAAGAACTCGACGGACACGCTGTCTTGCGGCGACTCCACGACACACCCCTCGCAATCGACGAGTCGCTCGCTGCCGTGTCCCCCGAACGGGCCATCGCTTCGAACGCGGCGGACGTCCTCGTCTGCAAACCGATGGCGCTCGGGGGCCCCGACCGGGTTCTCTCGGTCGCCGAACGCGCCCACGACGTGGGTGTCGACGTCGTCGTCACGACCACCATCGACGCAGTCGTCGGCCGAGTCGGTGCACTCCACGTCGCTGCCGCAGTCCCCGGGGAACGCGCACATGGGCTTGCAACGGCATCGTTCTTGGAAACTGACCTCGCTCCGGACCCCGCGCCCGTTCGAGATGGTTCGATGCAGGTTCCGGATAGTCCCGGTCTCGGCATCGACGTGGCTGACCTCCTCGACTGA
- a CDS encoding CopD family protein codes for MSSLSALLVRFVHVGGMALLLGGALFVWNALRTAGFGYDSVQLASQYEWVFWGTMGAMLVTGVGNLGELGAPGPATRWGTVLTIKLGVVTVLVVGSFVRTVVVLTARRSGVRGVDETWFRRFYGATSGILVLVVALAEVLAHG; via the coding sequence ATGTCCTCCCTTTCGGCCCTCCTCGTTCGGTTCGTCCACGTCGGTGGGATGGCGCTCCTCCTCGGCGGCGCGCTCTTCGTGTGGAACGCGCTCCGGACGGCAGGGTTCGGCTACGACAGCGTCCAACTCGCCTCTCAGTACGAGTGGGTGTTCTGGGGGACGATGGGGGCGATGCTCGTCACCGGCGTGGGGAACCTCGGCGAACTCGGTGCACCGGGTCCGGCGACCCGCTGGGGGACGGTTTTGACCATCAAACTCGGCGTCGTCACGGTGCTGGTCGTCGGGTCGTTCGTCCGGACCGTGGTCGTTCTCACTGCACGGCGGAGCGGTGTCAGGGGAGTCGACGAGACGTGGTTCAGGCGATTTTACGGTGCAACCTCGGGGATACTGGTTCTCGTCGTCGCGCTCGCGGAGGTGCTCGCCCATGGCTGA
- a CDS encoding enoyl-CoA hydratase/isomerase family protein — MTEVELDSDAVRLDIEAGVATVTLDAPAVRNALTMEVTAGVREALASLPDEARCVVFRGADGAFCAGGDVNAMLELQADALSLPDAVDHVVHDTADCVRRVYECDLPTIAAIDGAAVGAGGALAIACDIQLLHEDAHIGFGFRRVGLAVDSGLSYLLPRLVGRNVAMELVYTGELLGPERALELGVVNRVAGADEFEDELASLTDRIAGGPTKALTTSKRLLRRPDDSIEAAIEHEAAAQAVIFETEDHTEGVESFMERRDPEFDGR, encoded by the coding sequence ATGACCGAGGTCGAACTCGACTCCGACGCAGTGCGACTCGATATCGAAGCGGGCGTCGCCACAGTGACGCTCGACGCTCCAGCGGTACGAAACGCCCTCACCATGGAGGTTACTGCCGGTGTCCGTGAGGCGCTCGCGTCTCTCCCGGACGAGGCACGATGTGTCGTCTTCCGTGGAGCTGACGGTGCATTCTGTGCCGGCGGCGACGTGAACGCCATGCTGGAGTTACAGGCCGACGCGCTGTCGCTTCCGGACGCTGTCGACCACGTCGTCCACGACACTGCCGACTGTGTCCGCCGCGTCTACGAGTGTGACCTCCCGACGATTGCCGCCATCGACGGCGCTGCTGTCGGTGCGGGCGGCGCACTCGCCATCGCCTGCGACATCCAACTCCTCCACGAAGACGCCCACATCGGGTTCGGGTTCCGCCGTGTCGGCCTCGCCGTCGACTCGGGACTCTCGTACCTCCTCCCCCGACTCGTCGGCCGGAACGTCGCGATGGAACTCGTCTACACCGGGGAACTGCTCGGCCCAGAGCGAGCACTCGAACTCGGCGTCGTGAACCGCGTCGCTGGTGCGGACGAGTTCGAAGACGAACTCGCTTCGTTGACCGACCGAATCGCCGGCGGGCCGACGAAGGCACTCACGACTTCGAAGCGACTCTTGCGCCGTCCCGACGACTCCATCGAGGCCGCCATCGAACACGAGGCGGCGGCACAGGCCGTCATCTTCGAGACGGAGGACCACACGGAGGGTGTCGAATCGTTCATGGAGCGACGAGACCCCGAATTCGACGGACGGTAA
- the menD gene encoding 2-succinyl-5-enolpyruvyl-6-hydroxy-3-cyclohexene-1-carboxylic-acid synthase gives MTHPNRNTLWARTFVDELARTEINAVCIAPGSRSTPLVEAFDRHDDIETFSHLDERSAAYFALGRARRTGKVTPIVCTSGTAAANFHPAVIEASQARVPMLVLTADRPPEIRDSGANQTIDQEKLYGDAVRWYKDMPEPEATDRKLRSLRTTAARAISEATGVDAGPVHLNFPFRKPLEPTHVDGDVPADLDRDALDGRDGSTPYVRTTTGAPELSEDHLRKLADELTVDRGLIVAGPADPPGFNTEALAAFAHATGFPIVADPLSGLRFGGHTRTTTVLGGYDAYLDERVTADWPDPDVVVRIGASPTSKPLRKYLARTDARQYLVDPTGQWREAEFTSTDLVEAEPSILAWRLSQLIRNRPDAEWNQLWTDAEDVHWDAVDAETDAFEGRLAADVADLAPEPSTIFVSNSMPVRELDRFARPSTKARTVLGNRGASGIDGIVSSALGAGSASTDHLTLLTGDLAYYHDMNGLLALGRLGVDATIVLVNNDGGGIFHMLPIEDYEPPFTDQFKTPHGLDFSATEGLYDLSFESVEMDEFRDVYAESVASDGTDVIEVRTDAESSHRVREDLRERVVDQLTN, from the coding sequence ATGACACACCCGAATCGCAACACCCTCTGGGCACGAACCTTCGTTGACGAACTGGCACGCACCGAAATCAACGCGGTGTGCATCGCACCCGGCAGTCGGTCGACACCGCTCGTCGAGGCGTTCGACCGCCACGACGACATCGAGACGTTCTCACATCTCGACGAGCGCTCGGCCGCCTATTTCGCTCTCGGACGGGCACGGCGGACTGGGAAGGTGACGCCTATCGTCTGTACGTCTGGAACTGCTGCAGCGAACTTCCACCCCGCGGTCATCGAGGCGTCACAGGCGCGCGTTCCCATGCTCGTCCTCACCGCCGACCGCCCGCCAGAGATTCGCGACAGCGGCGCCAACCAGACCATCGACCAGGAGAAACTCTACGGCGACGCTGTCCGCTGGTACAAGGACATGCCTGAACCGGAGGCCACTGACCGGAAACTCCGAAGCCTTCGAACGACCGCCGCGCGGGCCATCTCCGAAGCCACAGGCGTCGACGCTGGCCCAGTTCACCTCAACTTCCCCTTCCGGAAACCACTGGAACCGACGCACGTCGACGGTGACGTCCCCGCCGACCTCGACCGTGACGCACTCGATGGCCGCGACGGGAGCACGCCGTACGTTCGGACGACGACCGGCGCACCCGAACTCTCCGAAGACCATCTCCGAAAACTCGCTGACGAACTCACAGTCGACCGTGGCCTCATCGTCGCTGGACCTGCTGACCCACCGGGGTTCAACACCGAGGCACTCGCCGCCTTCGCGCATGCGACTGGCTTCCCAATCGTCGCTGACCCACTCTCGGGCCTCCGATTCGGCGGTCACACGCGAACGACGACCGTCCTCGGTGGCTACGACGCCTACCTCGACGAGCGCGTCACCGCCGACTGGCCGGACCCGGACGTCGTCGTCCGCATCGGTGCGTCACCGACCTCCAAGCCCCTTCGGAAGTACCTCGCGCGGACCGACGCACGACAGTACCTCGTCGACCCGACGGGTCAGTGGCGCGAAGCGGAGTTCACCTCGACAGACCTCGTCGAGGCCGAACCTTCGATACTCGCGTGGCGCCTCTCGCAACTCATCCGCAACCGCCCTGACGCCGAGTGGAATCAGTTGTGGACGGACGCAGAGGACGTTCACTGGGATGCCGTCGACGCGGAAACTGACGCGTTCGAGGGGCGACTCGCAGCCGACGTGGCCGACCTCGCACCCGAACCGTCGACCATCTTCGTGTCGAACTCGATGCCGGTCCGCGAACTCGACCGGTTCGCTCGTCCTTCGACCAAGGCCCGAACGGTCCTCGGGAACCGTGGTGCGTCGGGTATCGACGGTATCGTCTCGTCAGCACTCGGTGCCGGGTCGGCGTCGACGGACCATCTGACGCTTCTGACCGGTGACCTCGCGTACTATCACGACATGAACGGCCTCCTCGCGCTTGGCCGCCTCGGAGTCGACGCGACCATCGTCCTCGTCAACAACGACGGTGGCGGCATCTTCCACATGCTCCCCATCGAGGACTACGAACCCCCGTTCACGGACCAGTTCAAGACGCCCCACGGACTCGACTTCTCGGCGACCGAGGGGCTCTACGACCTATCGTTCGAATCGGTCGAGATGGACGAGTTCCGCGACGTGTACGCTGAATCGGTTGCCTCCGACGGCACCGACGTCATCGAAGTCCGTACCGACGCCGAGTCCTCGCATCGGGTCCGTGAGGACCTTCGAGAACGAGTCGTCGACCAGTTGACCAACTGA
- a CDS encoding SDR family oxidoreductase — MKGIQGKVALVTGAASGIGRETALRFAEEGSKVVVSDVQKDAGEQVAGEIENAGGDAVFLDADVSNEADVARLVDETVNVFGGLDFAHNNAGIEGTVGSIAEMDLDDFQRVIDINLTGVFLSMKYEIPRLLERGGGAIVNTASVAGMTGGPNLSHYYAAKHGVIGLTRSAALEVATDNIRVNAVLPGVIETPMIERFTAGNEEAKEALLKDEPIGRLGRPEEIASAVVYLCSDDASFVTGHPMVVDGGYVVP, encoded by the coding sequence ATGAAAGGAATCCAAGGAAAGGTCGCCCTCGTTACGGGTGCTGCATCCGGTATCGGACGAGAGACAGCGCTGCGTTTCGCCGAAGAAGGTTCGAAAGTCGTCGTCTCGGACGTACAGAAAGACGCTGGCGAACAGGTCGCCGGCGAGATCGAAAACGCCGGTGGTGATGCGGTGTTCCTCGATGCCGACGTCTCGAACGAAGCCGACGTCGCCCGACTCGTCGACGAGACAGTGAACGTGTTCGGCGGCCTCGACTTCGCACACAACAACGCCGGTATCGAGGGCACGGTTGGGTCCATCGCGGAGATGGACCTCGATGACTTCCAGCGAGTCATCGACATCAACCTCACTGGCGTGTTCCTCAGCATGAAGTACGAGATTCCACGACTCCTCGAACGTGGCGGTGGTGCCATCGTCAACACCGCGTCTGTCGCCGGCATGACTGGCGGGCCGAACCTCTCGCACTACTACGCGGCGAAACACGGTGTCATCGGTCTCACCCGCTCTGCCGCCCTCGAAGTGGCAACCGATAACATCCGCGTCAACGCCGTCCTCCCGGGCGTCATCGAGACGCCGATGATAGAGCGCTTCACTGCCGGGAACGAGGAGGCTAAAGAGGCACTGCTCAAGGACGAACCAATCGGCCGCCTTGGAAGACCCGAAGAGATCGCGAGCGCCGTCGTCTACCTCTGTTCCGACGACGCCTCGTTCGTCACTGGCCACCCGATGGTCGTCGACGGCGGGTACGTCGTTCCGTGA
- a CDS encoding 1,4-dihydroxy-2-naphthoyl-CoA synthase, translating into MVSEIFDPDRWEPVEGSDEFDDITYHRAVDVPAVRIAFDRPEVRNAFRPGTVDELYAALDHARKRADIGCVLLTGNGPSEKDGGWAFCSGGDQSVRGGSGYEYRDDDEADVSDDPLVREAKAGRLHILEVQRLIRFMPKPAVAVVPGWAVGGGHSLHVVCDMTLASEEHAKFLQTDPDVASFDGGFGSAYLAKQVGQKKAREVFFMGKTYSAEEAVDMGMANEAIPHEELEDVALEWADEMTKKSPTAMRMLKYAFNMTDDGMVGQQVFAGEATRLAYMTEEAQEGRDAFLEKRQPRFRDYPWHY; encoded by the coding sequence ATGGTCTCGGAGATTTTCGACCCCGACCGCTGGGAACCGGTCGAGGGGTCAGACGAGTTCGACGACATCACCTACCACCGCGCCGTCGACGTGCCAGCGGTGCGCATCGCCTTCGACCGCCCGGAGGTTCGCAACGCATTCCGCCCCGGGACGGTGGACGAACTCTACGCGGCGCTCGACCACGCTCGAAAGCGCGCCGATATTGGCTGTGTCCTCTTGACCGGCAACGGTCCATCGGAGAAAGATGGCGGGTGGGCGTTCTGTTCCGGCGGCGACCAGTCCGTTCGCGGCGGGTCGGGCTACGAGTACCGCGACGACGACGAAGCGGACGTATCCGACGACCCGCTCGTTCGCGAGGCGAAAGCCGGCCGACTGCACATCCTCGAAGTGCAGCGACTCATCCGTTTCATGCCGAAACCCGCCGTCGCCGTGGTCCCCGGATGGGCCGTCGGCGGCGGTCACTCGCTCCACGTCGTCTGCGACATGACGCTGGCGTCCGAAGAACACGCGAAGTTCCTCCAGACCGACCCCGACGTGGCCTCCTTCGACGGTGGCTTCGGGTCGGCGTACCTCGCCAAGCAGGTCGGCCAGAAGAAGGCCCGCGAAGTGTTCTTCATGGGCAAGACGTACTCCGCCGAGGAAGCCGTCGACATGGGCATGGCCAACGAGGCGATTCCACACGAAGAGTTAGAAGACGTCGCACTGGAGTGGGCCGACGAGATGACGAAGAAGTCGCCGACGGCGATGCGGATGCTCAAGTACGCCTTCAACATGACCGACGACGGCATGGTCGGCCAGCAGGTGTTCGCCGGCGAGGCGACCCGACTCGCGTACATGACCGAGGAGGCGCAAGAGGGCCGTGACGCATTCCTCGAAAAGCGGCAACCGCGCTTCCGCGACTACCCCTGGCACTACTAG
- a CDS encoding ThuA domain-containing protein: MVTVTVWNEFRHERESEDVAAVYPDGIHTVVADALREGGNEVNTATLDEPEHGLSESVLDETDVLVWWGHKAHDEVDDEIVDRVTDRVRGGMGLLVLHSGHYSKPFKRLMGTSCSLKWREAGEKERVWTVEPGHPIAEGLPESFEVPRAEMYGERFDIPAPDELVFLSWFEGGEVFRSGCCYTRGKGRIFYFRPGHETYPIYEQPEIRTVLTNAVDWAAPGDGPDPYFGNADPLEDLD; encoded by the coding sequence ATGGTCACCGTCACCGTCTGGAACGAGTTCCGACACGAACGAGAGAGTGAAGACGTCGCCGCAGTCTACCCCGATGGCATCCACACTGTCGTCGCCGACGCCCTCCGCGAGGGAGGCAACGAGGTGAACACCGCGACACTGGACGAACCCGAACACGGCCTCTCTGAATCGGTCCTCGACGAGACGGACGTGCTCGTCTGGTGGGGCCACAAGGCCCACGACGAGGTAGACGACGAAATCGTCGACCGCGTCACCGACCGCGTCCGCGGTGGGATGGGACTGCTCGTCCTCCACTCTGGTCACTACTCGAAGCCATTCAAGCGCCTGATGGGAACCTCGTGTTCCCTCAAGTGGCGCGAGGCAGGGGAGAAAGAACGCGTGTGGACAGTCGAACCCGGTCACCCCATCGCCGAGGGCCTCCCCGAGTCGTTCGAAGTGCCACGGGCAGAGATGTACGGCGAACGATTCGACATCCCCGCACCGGACGAACTCGTCTTCCTCTCGTGGTTCGAAGGTGGCGAGGTGTTCCGAAGTGGGTGCTGCTACACCCGCGGGAAGGGCCGTATCTTCTACTTCCGGCCGGGTCACGAGACGTACCCAATCTACGAGCAACCCGAGATTCGAACCGTCCTCACCAACGCCGTCGACTGGGCGGCACCCGGTGACGGCCCCGACCCGTACTTCGGCAACGCAGACCCACTCGAAGACCTCGACTGA
- a CDS encoding DUF7526 family protein: MTETIQGDVLHVIPPDELDEHELDPELHALAESHYVLVLRKGGHPSILDLIWAFIRRNPIEAVTVVTDQPAEEDDEVTLTVEETEITGVYVTVDVGVGA; this comes from the coding sequence ATGACCGAGACGATTCAGGGCGACGTCCTCCACGTCATCCCACCAGACGAACTGGACGAACACGAACTAGACCCTGAACTCCACGCGTTAGCCGAGTCGCACTACGTCCTCGTCCTTCGGAAAGGTGGACACCCCTCGATACTGGACCTCATCTGGGCGTTCATCCGTCGGAATCCAATCGAGGCTGTAACCGTCGTGACTGACCAGCCTGCCGAAGAGGACGACGAGGTGACGCTGACTGTCGAGGAGACGGAAATTACTGGTGTCTACGTCACAGTGGACGTTGGAGTAGGCGCCTAA